In one Brassica oleracea var. oleracea cultivar TO1000 chromosome C9, BOL, whole genome shotgun sequence genomic region, the following are encoded:
- the LOC106312976 gene encoding uncharacterized protein LOC106312976 has product MGNAIGSRKLETAAMAVGKVVLSDGRVQNLEEETTVAEIMLENPQHVVVEFDPSSITFNKDGKTVKKKLTPLPADNTLEPGKIYLVLPAKRSGSGGGAKSSSSSAVMTSEEIRKMLFSATAMVRSSFSYYEGILPWFTTRSYSNSNPAVDAVVAATSVGKLEAETEEEGRPEFLSRQLSGRGWKPSLDPIKEKKAKKKILHQLLSF; this is encoded by the coding sequence ATGGGCAACGCAATCGGCTCCCGGAAGCTGGAAACGGCGGCGATGGCTGTCGGAAAAGTTGTATTATCCGACGGAAGAGTACAAAACTTAGAGGAAGAGACGACTGTAGCTGAGATCATGCTGGAGAATCCGCAACACGTCGTTGTGGAATTTGATCCTTCATCAATAACATTCAACAAGGACGGGAAGACGGTGAAGAAGAAGCTGACTCCTTTACCGGCGGACAACACACTCGAGCCGGGGAAAATCTACTTGGTCCTCCCGGCCAAAAGAAGCGGTAGCGGCGGCGGAGCTAAGTCATCATCATCGTCGGCGGTGATGACGTCAGAGGAGATACGTAAAATGCTGTTTAGCGCCACGGCTATGGTAAGGTCATCGTTTAGCTACTACGAAGGGATTCTTCCTTGGTTTACTACTAGAAGTTATAGTAATAGTAATCCGGCGGTTGATGCGGTGGTGGCTGCTACGTCGGTTGGAAAGTTGGAGGCAGAGACGGAGGAGGAAGGGAGGCCGGAGTTTTTGAGCCGGCAACTGTCGGGAAGAGGGTGGAAACCAAGCTTGGATCCTATCAAGGAAAAGAAAGCAAAGAAGAAAATTCTTCATCAACTGTTGTCGTTTTAG